AATATTTAGAGGCCATGAAAAGTCAGTTGTAATAGGTTAAATAATTACTTTAAATACAATGTATTATTTTTTAATTTTTCTTTTTCTATGTCTAGCCTGCTATGCCTCTATTTCTATCGATGGGAATAGGATTTCAAGGTTGAATTATTTTATTGTATTTCTTTTATTTTGGTTGACTTCGGGCTTGCGTTTTGAAACAGGGATGGATTATTTTGCATACGAAAATATTTATAATGTTACAAATTCATTTGGGGAAATTGTAAAGTATGGTAGAGTTTCTGAAATAGGTGCTGAGCCTGGTTACTTGTTCTTGAATTCATTGTTTAGAACCTTAGGAACTGAAGTTAATATTATGTTTTTATTTATTTCATTGTTAACAACTTTGATGTTGTTTAATTCTTTAAAACTTTATTTAAATAAATATAAGTATTTTGTTTTATTAACCTATTTTTCATTTGTTTATTTTACACTTGATATGAGTGGGGTTCGACAAGCTATTGCTGTAAATATTTTTATTTTTTCATTACGATATGTTCATGATAAAAAGAAGATTAAGTATTTTGCGTGCATTATTTTAGCTAGTTTCTTTCATACTTCTGCTTTGATAGGGCTGATTTTGTATTGGTTGTTTAATAAAAAGTTAAATACATTATTTATTATTGGCTCTACTTTGTTTGGCTTACTGATAATTGCATTGCAAATACCTATAGTTAATATAATTATTGATAATTTTTTATCTCGATTTATTCCAGCAGGAGCGTTATTTAAACTTTTATATTATTCATCAAATGACAAGCCTTGGGGTTTAAATATAAAAGTCATTTTTAATGTTATTGTATTATTTGTATTACTATATAATAGAACAGTATTGAGTAATCGGTTTTCTTATTTTAATATAATTCTAAATTCTTTGTTTTTTTATATTTTCTTACGTGAAATACTATGGGAATCAATAAATATAAATAGTAGATTGAATTTTTATTTTATATCAGGTCTGATAATGGGTTTTCCTTTATTAATTGATATTGGGGAGAGAAAATATTATAAATTAAGTGTTTTTGCATCAATAATTTTAGTTTGCTTTTATCAATGCAGTGAGTTTTTTATATATAGGAGCGCTGCAAATCCGTATCAAAACTATGTTGTTTATAAAGTTTTTGAATTGGACAGTACTGGGAAAGAACGTTTTTTGGAGGAAGCAAATAAACAATAAAATAAGATAAATGAAAAATATCCTTTTTATTGCTCATTCAGGAAAAGCAGGTGGTGCAGATAATGTTTTAAGTTATGCAATTAATAACACATTTGGAGATAAAGTCAAATACAAACGTTTTGTTGTTTATCCTAAATTTCAAGGTTTGGATTTTTTAAAATTATTAAATCCAAATATATTAACAAAATCAATATTCTATAGGTCAAATTCTTCTAATTTTTTTAAAAGCATTATTTGTAATATAATTAATATTCCAGGATTAGTTTATTTATTAATATTTAGTTATGTAAATAAAATAAACATTATTTACATAAATTCTAGTGTCAATTTTATAGGAGCTGTTTTGGCTTTTTTAACTCCTGCAAAAATTCTGTGGCATATTCATGAACAGCCTAACGAAAAAGTGAAAATTGTCCCAAACTACCTTCATAATATTTATAAAAATTTCTTTCTATCCAATAAATTTAATTTAATTTTTGTTTCTAATCATAGTAAGGAAATATGGGAGAATACGCTTTCGATAAATATTCTTAAGGCTAATATAATTTATCCACCAATTAAAAATGATGGAATTATTGTTGGAAATAATTTGAATGATAATGAATTTTGCTATGGTTTTTTAGGTGCATTAGTTAGAGAAAAAAATATTATTACACTTCTGGAAGCATTTAGTGAGATTTCCAAAATTAGAGTCAATATAATTACCAAATTAGTAATTGCTGGAAATGGAATTTTACGTGATGAGATTATCGCTAAAGCTACAGAATTGGATATCATAAATAGAATAGAATTACTTGAATTTAACAATGATGTTTCTGCCTTTTTTTCTAAAATAAATGTACTAGTTCAACCTTCTTACAATGAATCTTGGGGGTTAGTTGCAATTGAGGCACTATCTTGTTCTAGAGCTGTAATTATGACCAAAGAAACGGGGTTAAAGGAGATTTTGATTGATGATGTAGATTGTTTGTTTTTTGATCCACTTAATAAAAATGATTTAATTGATAAAATGATTTTTTTATTAGATAATGATGTTGAATGTATTAATCTTGGTCAAAATGGTTATTCAAAGTATATGTCTTTTAATTTTAATGAAAATTTTGATAATTCTATAAAAAGTA
The Flavobacterium sp. 5 DNA segment above includes these coding regions:
- a CDS encoding EpsG family protein, whose protein sequence is MYYFLIFLFLCLACYASISIDGNRISRLNYFIVFLLFWLTSGLRFETGMDYFAYENIYNVTNSFGEIVKYGRVSEIGAEPGYLFLNSLFRTLGTEVNIMFLFISLLTTLMLFNSLKLYLNKYKYFVLLTYFSFVYFTLDMSGVRQAIAVNIFIFSLRYVHDKKKIKYFACIILASFFHTSALIGLILYWLFNKKLNTLFIIGSTLFGLLIIALQIPIVNIIIDNFLSRFIPAGALFKLLYYSSNDKPWGLNIKVIFNVIVLFVLLYNRTVLSNRFSYFNIILNSLFFYIFLREILWESININSRLNFYFISGLIMGFPLLIDIGERKYYKLSVFASIILVCFYQCSEFFIYRSAANPYQNYVVYKVFELDSTGKERFLEEANKQ
- a CDS encoding glycosyltransferase family 4 protein, giving the protein MKNILFIAHSGKAGGADNVLSYAINNTFGDKVKYKRFVVYPKFQGLDFLKLLNPNILTKSIFYRSNSSNFFKSIICNIINIPGLVYLLIFSYVNKINIIYINSSVNFIGAVLAFLTPAKILWHIHEQPNEKVKIVPNYLHNIYKNFFLSNKFNLIFVSNHSKEIWENTLSINILKANIIYPPIKNDGIIVGNNLNDNEFCYGFLGALVREKNIITLLEAFSEISKIRVNIITKLVIAGNGILRDEIIAKATELDIINRIELLEFNNDVSAFFSKINVLVQPSYNESWGLVAIEALSCSRAVIMTKETGLKEILIDDVDCLFFDPLNKNDLIDKMIFLLDNDVECINLGQNGYSKYMSFNFNENFDNSIKSICEG